One region of Synechococcales cyanobacterium CNB genomic DNA includes:
- a CDS encoding redoxin domain-containing protein: protein MPRKGSPSWRSVYSHGAFPLVFDLPIPWQYRNRSRVGLGTILSRRLPMRTTLVVIATFAVSLGFSAALTQPERQGQPGGQRQFGQQPEGRVGGEFLAHLRGAVNPTEEQWQKLVARHDAYRVAQREAMRELMPPREPGERLAPEGADREALFQRMQAAMKPINESFLNDCRALLDPEQRELFDAYVTEADLGMRMGGLGAPARGAGAQGQRPVRVGSPAPDFELRNLAGEIVPLASLRGKPTVVEFGSYTCPRFREKVADFAKVREQFGDRVNWVFVYTREAHPSDARPLTANTRAGISLAQHATAEDRAKAAALAKDKLALGSVVLVDDLENKAATAWAGFPNRAFVLDAQGIVASRQVWSDPKETEQTLKVLLGLVPPEAQPAPRSVPPGSNRF from the coding sequence ATGCCGCGAAAAGGATCGCCTTCATGGCGGTCAGTCTACAGCCACGGGGCGTTCCCCTTGGTCTTTGACCTTCCCATCCCCTGGCAATATCGGAACCGCTCCCGCGTTGGGCTTGGTACCATCCTCTCGAGGAGGCTCCCCATGCGAACCACCCTGGTCGTGATCGCCACCTTCGCGGTGTCGCTCGGGTTTTCCGCCGCGCTCACCCAGCCGGAACGTCAGGGCCAGCCCGGGGGGCAGCGGCAGTTCGGCCAGCAGCCGGAAGGCCGCGTTGGGGGTGAGTTCCTCGCCCACCTCCGAGGCGCGGTCAACCCGACCGAGGAGCAATGGCAGAAACTCGTCGCCAGGCACGACGCCTACCGGGTGGCCCAGCGCGAAGCCATGCGCGAACTCATGCCCCCGCGCGAGCCGGGCGAACGCCTCGCGCCCGAAGGCGCGGATCGTGAAGCGCTCTTCCAGCGGATGCAGGCGGCCATGAAGCCGATCAACGAGTCGTTCCTCAACGACTGCCGCGCACTGCTCGACCCCGAGCAGCGCGAGCTCTTCGACGCCTACGTCACCGAGGCCGACCTGGGCATGAGAATGGGAGGCCTGGGCGCGCCGGCCCGCGGCGCGGGCGCTCAGGGACAGCGGCCCGTCCGAGTCGGCTCGCCCGCGCCGGATTTCGAACTGCGCAACCTCGCCGGCGAAATCGTCCCGCTCGCCTCACTCCGCGGCAAGCCCACCGTCGTCGAGTTCGGCAGCTACACCTGCCCGCGCTTCCGCGAGAAGGTCGCCGACTTCGCCAAGGTTCGCGAGCAGTTCGGCGACCGCGTCAACTGGGTCTTCGTCTACACCCGCGAAGCCCACCCGAGCGACGCCAGGCCCCTGACCGCGAACACCCGCGCCGGCATCTCGCTCGCGCAGCACGCGACCGCCGAGGACCGCGCCAAGGCCGCCGCCCTCGCCAAGGACAAGCTCGCCCTCGGATCCGTCGTGCTCGTCGACGACCTCGAAAACAAGGCGGCGACCGCGTGGGCTGGCTTCCCCAACCGCGCGTTCGTGCTCGACGCCCAGGGCATCGTCGCCTCACGCCAGGTCTGGAGCGACCCGAAGGAAACCGAGCAGACCCTGAAAGTCCTGCTCGGCCTCGTGCCGCCAGAAGCACAGCCCGCGCCGCGCAGCGTACCCCCAGGATCGAACCGCTTCTGA
- a CDS encoding triose-phosphate isomerase has translation MRTPFVGGNWKMNTDRASGVALARAVAQGADACKGVEVAVFPPFPYLGTIADALQGSRVALGAQNLYHEKNGAFTGEVSAAMLIDCGVSAVLTGHSERRLVIGESDDLVNRKTRAALDAGLTCVLCIGETLDQRERGETDAVNERQLRAGLAGVRAEQAARLVIAYEPVWAIGTGRNASPADAQDAHARVRAVVASVFSREAAAAMRIIYGGSLKPDNAEALLARPDVDGGLVGGASLSASDFCAIVRAAETRVARPIA, from the coding sequence ATGCGCACTCCCTTCGTCGGCGGCAACTGGAAAATGAACACCGACCGCGCGTCGGGCGTCGCGCTCGCCCGCGCGGTCGCGCAAGGAGCGGATGCGTGCAAAGGGGTTGAGGTCGCGGTCTTTCCGCCGTTCCCCTACCTCGGCACGATCGCCGACGCGCTGCAAGGCTCCCGGGTCGCTCTCGGCGCACAGAACCTCTACCACGAGAAGAACGGCGCGTTCACCGGCGAGGTGTCGGCCGCCATGCTCATCGACTGCGGCGTCTCCGCCGTGCTCACCGGGCACTCGGAACGCCGCCTCGTCATCGGCGAGAGCGACGACCTCGTCAACCGCAAGACTCGCGCTGCGCTCGACGCGGGACTGACCTGCGTGCTCTGCATCGGCGAAACGCTCGACCAGCGCGAACGCGGCGAGACGGACGCCGTGAACGAGCGGCAACTGCGCGCCGGCCTCGCGGGGGTCCGCGCGGAACAGGCCGCGCGGCTGGTCATCGCATACGAACCGGTCTGGGCGATCGGCACGGGACGTAACGCCTCGCCCGCCGACGCCCAGGACGCCCATGCCAGGGTGCGGGCCGTGGTGGCGTCCGTGTTCTCCCGCGAGGCGGCGGCGGCGATGCGGATCATCTACGGCGGGTCGCTCAAGCCGGACAACGCCGAGGCCCTGCTCGCCAGGCCGGACGTGGACGGGGGGCTGGTCGGCGGAGCGTCGCTCTCGGCATCGGACTTCTGCGCCATCGTGCGGGCGGCCGAGACGAGGGTGGCGAGGCCGATCGCCTAG
- the secG gene encoding preprotein translocase subunit SecG has protein sequence MHSTLTVPALLAASPILSGLLGVAFLGCSLLLILTVLIQRPQGGGLSGAFGSGSGSGETAFGARTGDALTIATIGFFVLWLVMAVTLVFVSRPSGPIPVTAPAAQTTAPVEDLPTGQTPPPTAQPVPEVPAASPVDGDQPVRSPEGGDESGNKPE, from the coding sequence ATGCACTCGACGCTGACCGTTCCCGCCCTGCTCGCCGCTTCGCCGATCCTGAGCGGCCTGCTCGGGGTGGCGTTCCTCGGCTGCTCACTCCTGCTGATCCTGACGGTGCTGATCCAGCGCCCGCAGGGCGGCGGCCTGAGCGGCGCGTTCGGGTCGGGGTCCGGCTCAGGCGAGACGGCGTTCGGCGCGCGGACGGGCGATGCGCTCACGATCGCGACGATCGGATTCTTCGTGCTGTGGCTGGTCATGGCGGTCACACTGGTATTCGTCAGCCGGCCTTCGGGGCCGATCCCCGTAACTGCGCCAGCGGCCCAGACGACCGCGCCGGTCGAAGACCTGCCGACGGGGCAGACCCCGCCGCCGACCGCCCAGCCTGTGCCCGAAGTCCCCGCGGCCAGTCCGGTCGATGGGGACCAGCCGGTCCGTTCGCCGGAGGGCGGGGATGAGAGCGGGAACAAGCCGGAGTGA
- a CDS encoding YicC family protein, translating to MIRSMTGFGESSSQVDGVHFFVELRSLNNKYFKAVIRLPETLQVLEAELESLLRRRISRGTVTLTASCTDSSETAALDVNHRALDRYVEQLRRVKAVAAGELQIDVGSLLALPGVLQPPADEEDRLLRARAEFSRLTDLACDHAISMRRREGAMLEEELRRHAGEIGARLEQIAARAPQVIQDYEARLRQRIDSMLESAGVKVEPVELIRELATYAERTDIAEEVARLSAHIDQFGDLLGAPDDQPVGRTLDFLAQEMLREANTIASKSSDALISRLIVEIKGLIDRIKEQVQNVE from the coding sequence GTGATCCGGAGCATGACGGGGTTCGGAGAATCGTCGTCGCAGGTGGACGGCGTGCATTTCTTCGTCGAGTTGCGATCGCTGAACAACAAGTACTTCAAGGCCGTCATCCGGCTGCCCGAGACGCTGCAGGTGCTGGAGGCGGAGTTGGAGTCGCTGCTGCGGCGTCGGATCAGCCGCGGGACGGTGACGTTGACGGCGAGTTGCACGGATTCGTCGGAGACGGCAGCGCTGGACGTGAACCACCGCGCGCTGGACCGCTACGTGGAGCAGTTGCGGCGTGTGAAGGCGGTGGCGGCGGGTGAGTTGCAGATCGACGTTGGGTCGCTGCTCGCACTGCCGGGCGTCCTGCAGCCGCCGGCGGACGAGGAGGACCGGCTGCTGCGGGCACGGGCGGAGTTCTCGCGGCTGACGGACCTGGCTTGCGATCATGCGATCTCGATGCGCCGGCGCGAGGGGGCGATGCTGGAAGAGGAGTTGCGCCGTCACGCCGGGGAGATCGGAGCGCGGCTGGAGCAGATCGCGGCCCGCGCGCCGCAGGTGATCCAGGACTATGAGGCGAGGCTGCGTCAGCGGATCGACTCGATGCTGGAGTCGGCGGGGGTGAAGGTCGAGCCGGTGGAGTTGATCCGGGAGTTGGCGACGTACGCGGAGCGGACGGACATCGCTGAGGAGGTCGCACGGCTGAGCGCGCACATCGACCAGTTCGGCGACCTGCTCGGCGCGCCGGACGACCAGCCCGTGGGCAGGACGCTGGACTTCCTGGCGCAGGAGATGCTGCGCGAGGCGAACACGATCGCGAGCAAGTCGTCGGACGCGCTGATCTCGCGGCTGATCGTGGAGATCAAGGGCCTGATCGACCGGATCAAGGAGCAGGTCCAGAACGTCGAGTGA
- a CDS encoding PDZ domain-containing protein yields MTAATVRRSGLAAWLAVSVAAAASGQSPTPPRDLRTVIRDLDAVSLEAREAATMRLMSLEGLRLADIEPLLNDPTLTPEQVARLDRVAFMCFQRTQRGALGVQFGNQNGDGTEIAATVGGFDASVSLRPRDVVRSAGGVRLSDTLTFRAVILSYEPGDAVPLEIVRDGKPMRVEVRLGRFADLQQPMVPDYAVMARAWELRRERAMKPSMVIDAGLEPGEWEPLVPELDARSSRRGPVRVSQHPGMGTALIAGGLPRQALQDEGWRVVVRPEALERGERDAMARIEALQLQRQWFVDRILAFEAALRQRDLPADQREALLRQRAETAEQLRDLEETIRAIRFGQVVEP; encoded by the coding sequence ATGACCGCAGCGACCGTCCGTCGATCGGGTTTGGCGGCCTGGCTGGCTGTGTCGGTAGCGGCGGCAGCGTCCGGGCAGTCGCCGACGCCCCCTCGGGACTTGCGGACGGTGATCCGCGACCTCGACGCGGTGTCGTTGGAGGCTCGCGAGGCCGCGACGATGCGGCTGATGAGCCTCGAAGGGCTCCGTCTGGCGGACATCGAACCGCTGTTGAACGATCCGACCCTGACGCCGGAGCAGGTGGCACGGTTGGACCGGGTAGCGTTCATGTGTTTTCAGCGGACGCAGCGGGGCGCTCTGGGGGTGCAGTTCGGGAACCAGAACGGCGACGGCACGGAGATCGCGGCGACGGTCGGGGGGTTCGATGCCTCGGTCTCGCTTCGGCCGCGGGACGTGGTGCGGTCGGCGGGCGGCGTGAGGCTGTCCGACACGCTGACGTTTCGCGCGGTGATCCTCTCGTACGAGCCTGGCGACGCGGTGCCGCTGGAGATTGTCCGCGACGGGAAGCCGATGCGAGTCGAGGTTCGGCTGGGTCGATTCGCGGACCTTCAGCAGCCGATGGTCCCGGATTACGCCGTGATGGCTCGAGCGTGGGAGTTGCGGCGTGAGCGGGCGATGAAGCCTTCGATGGTGATCGATGCGGGGCTGGAGCCGGGCGAGTGGGAGCCGTTGGTTCCGGAGTTGGATGCGCGGTCGTCCCGACGCGGCCCGGTCCGTGTGTCGCAGCATCCCGGGATGGGGACCGCGTTGATCGCCGGCGGCTTGCCCCGGCAGGCGTTGCAGGATGAGGGCTGGCGGGTGGTGGTTCGCCCTGAGGCGCTGGAGCGCGGCGAACGCGATGCGATGGCACGGATCGAGGCGCTGCAGCTGCAGCGGCAGTGGTTCGTGGACCGGATTTTGGCGTTCGAGGCCGCGTTGCGGCAGCGCGACCTGCCGGCGGACCAGCGCGAGGCGCTGTTGCGTCAGCGCGCGGAGACGGCGGAGCAGCTGCGTGATCTCGAGGAGACGATCCGGGCGATCCGGTTCGGGCAGGTCGTCGAGCCGTAG
- a CDS encoding HIT family protein produces MPETVFARIIRGEIPCHRVYEDDHVLAFLDVNPLSPGHVLVIPKEPAATLDALSDESAAAIGRVLPRICRAVLQATGAQAFNVLQNNGADAHQAVMHVHFHVIPRFPGQSAGGLGIVWRPHPLNHTDGAALAAKIAAQLAR; encoded by the coding sequence ATGCCCGAGACCGTCTTCGCCAGGATCATCCGCGGCGAAATCCCCTGCCATCGCGTCTACGAGGACGACCACGTCCTCGCCTTCCTCGACGTCAACCCGCTCAGCCCCGGCCACGTCCTTGTCATCCCCAAGGAACCCGCCGCGACACTCGACGCACTCTCCGACGAGTCCGCCGCCGCGATCGGCCGCGTCCTGCCGCGCATCTGCCGCGCCGTTCTTCAAGCCACCGGCGCACAGGCATTCAACGTCCTCCAGAACAACGGCGCCGACGCCCATCAGGCCGTCATGCACGTCCACTTCCACGTCATCCCACGCTTCCCCGGCCAGAGCGCGGGCGGACTCGGCATCGTCTGGCGACCGCACCCCCTCAATCACACCGACGGCGCAGCCCTCGCCGCGAAGATCGCCGCTCAACTCGCGCGATAA
- the mutL gene encoding DNA mismatch repair endonuclease MutL, which translates to MSLDAPPETEAATRRRIVALPQLVVDQIAAGEVVERPASVVKELVENALDAGARRIIVELEQGGIELVRVSDDGCGIPSAELPLAVAPHATSKLRGAADLERVATLGFRGEALASIASVSRLSLRSRTLEEQGASVIEVEGGRASEVKPAAGAPGTAVAVRNLFYNTPARRKFLRTLGTEQARCVDLVRTLALAHPAVGFELRADGRTLLDLPPEQSVRDRALDVLGRELERELVELGGVGPEPPPGVAIWGLAGRPGVARASRTAQHLYVNGRAVADRTLQHAVREAYRGLIDPTRHPLVVVMLELPPEAVDVNVHPAKAEVRFRDQGLVHSVVLGAVREALRAADLTPSVPSAHFTGTTPEARVSSFVEYFGRQVPAQTGGRFSYEAVRSAVEAAGAPSPAGDGVPGAGAPPIAVPRPVDRALQVHNSYIVTQDEQGVVIIDQHALHERVMFELLLERVASGPLESQRLLTPIVVEAPAERVSRLADLGPLLERIGVDAAPMGPRSVGIHAFPTFLFERGVEAGPFMEDLLHRAEEEGFVPDGEETLREVLDMMACKAAVKAGDRLTEPELGALLDLRGEVERSSSCPHGRPTSIRLTIRDLERLFGRS; encoded by the coding sequence ATGAGCCTGGACGCCCCGCCGGAAACCGAGGCCGCGACGAGACGAAGGATTGTCGCCCTGCCGCAGCTTGTGGTGGACCAGATCGCGGCGGGCGAGGTGGTTGAGCGTCCGGCATCGGTGGTGAAGGAACTGGTGGAGAACGCGCTGGATGCCGGGGCGCGGCGGATCATCGTCGAACTCGAGCAGGGCGGGATCGAACTCGTGCGCGTGAGCGACGACGGGTGCGGCATCCCGTCGGCGGAGCTGCCGCTGGCGGTCGCGCCGCACGCGACGAGCAAGTTGCGGGGTGCGGCGGACCTCGAGCGCGTGGCGACGCTGGGGTTCCGGGGCGAGGCGCTGGCGTCGATCGCGTCCGTCTCGCGGCTGAGCCTGCGCTCGCGCACGCTGGAGGAACAGGGTGCATCGGTGATCGAGGTCGAGGGTGGGCGTGCGTCGGAGGTGAAGCCAGCGGCCGGCGCGCCTGGAACGGCTGTCGCGGTGCGCAATCTGTTCTACAACACGCCTGCGCGACGGAAGTTCCTGCGGACGCTAGGAACTGAGCAGGCGCGGTGCGTGGACCTGGTTCGGACGCTCGCGCTGGCGCACCCGGCGGTCGGATTCGAGTTGCGTGCTGACGGGCGGACCTTGTTGGACCTGCCGCCGGAGCAGAGCGTGCGCGACCGCGCGCTGGACGTGCTGGGGCGTGAGCTGGAGCGCGAGTTGGTGGAGTTGGGGGGGGTGGGGCCTGAGCCGCCGCCGGGCGTGGCGATCTGGGGGCTGGCGGGTCGGCCGGGCGTGGCGCGGGCATCGCGTACGGCGCAGCACCTGTACGTGAACGGTCGCGCGGTTGCGGATCGGACGCTGCAGCACGCGGTGCGCGAGGCGTACCGCGGATTGATCGACCCGACACGCCACCCGCTGGTGGTAGTAATGCTGGAACTGCCGCCGGAAGCGGTAGACGTGAACGTGCACCCGGCGAAGGCGGAGGTCCGGTTCCGGGACCAGGGGCTGGTGCATTCGGTGGTGCTGGGGGCGGTGCGGGAGGCGTTGCGTGCGGCGGACCTGACGCCGAGCGTGCCGTCGGCGCATTTCACGGGGACGACGCCGGAGGCGCGGGTGTCGTCGTTCGTGGAGTACTTCGGCCGGCAGGTTCCGGCACAAACGGGGGGACGGTTCTCGTACGAGGCGGTGCGATCGGCTGTGGAGGCGGCGGGTGCACCGAGTCCGGCGGGTGATGGCGTCCCGGGGGCGGGCGCACCGCCGATCGCCGTGCCGAGGCCGGTGGACCGTGCGCTGCAGGTGCACAACTCGTACATTGTGACTCAGGACGAGCAGGGCGTGGTGATCATCGACCAGCACGCCCTGCACGAGCGGGTGATGTTCGAGTTGCTGCTGGAGCGCGTGGCGAGCGGTCCGCTGGAGAGCCAGCGACTGCTGACGCCGATCGTCGTGGAGGCGCCCGCGGAGCGTGTGTCGCGGCTGGCGGACCTGGGGCCGCTGCTGGAGCGGATCGGCGTGGACGCGGCGCCGATGGGGCCTCGTTCGGTGGGGATTCATGCGTTCCCGACGTTCCTGTTTGAGCGCGGCGTGGAGGCCGGCCCGTTCATGGAGGACCTGCTGCACCGGGCGGAGGAGGAAGGCTTTGTGCCGGACGGCGAGGAGACGTTGCGCGAGGTGCTGGACATGATGGCGTGCAAGGCGGCGGTGAAGGCTGGAGATCGGCTGACCGAGCCGGAACTGGGCGCGCTGCTGGACCTGCGTGGAGAGGTGGAGCGGTCGTCGTCGTGCCCGCACGGGAGGCCGACGTCGATCCGGCTGACGATCAGGGATCTGGAGCGTCTGTTCGGTCGCTCGTAA
- a CDS encoding SRPBCC family protein: MPSCTASVTIQAAPETVFRACTDLARAADRVEAITRIEVLTEGPVGVGTRFRETRVMFGREASEEMEIVEFDPPRSFVMTAESHGMRYRTAHRFVPEGSGTRVEIEFSGRAVSLGAKLLMPLGALMMGACRKALNKDLADVKRAVESGS; the protein is encoded by the coding sequence ATGCCGAGTTGCACGGCGAGCGTGACGATCCAGGCGGCGCCGGAGACGGTGTTTCGAGCATGCACGGACTTGGCGCGGGCGGCGGACCGCGTCGAGGCGATCACCCGGATCGAGGTGCTGACGGAGGGTCCGGTCGGGGTCGGGACGCGGTTCCGGGAGACGCGGGTGATGTTCGGGCGCGAGGCGAGCGAGGAGATGGAGATCGTCGAGTTCGACCCGCCGCGGTCGTTCGTGATGACGGCCGAATCGCACGGGATGCGGTACCGGACGGCGCATCGGTTCGTGCCCGAAGGGAGCGGGACGCGGGTGGAGATCGAGTTCAGCGGGCGGGCGGTGAGTCTCGGGGCGAAACTGCTGATGCCGCTGGGAGCGTTGATGATGGGCGCGTGCCGGAAGGCGTTGAACAAGGATCTGGCCGACGTGAAGCGGGCGGTTGAGAGCGGATCGTAA
- a CDS encoding rhomboid family intramembrane serine protease — protein sequence MAKICAVCGEDCSDRPRVKDKAGRYYCKPCEAKAAARSGFAAVAASAGTTATTMLAAAGVDDIIPIEDAHVAVEKACPVCMLRISADAVVCVHCGYDERKGIQSSTLVEGKRAGDGRVRLPCAKCGYDLTGLHAPRCPECGTIVGTTHRERIDSTVSRDVARREYTKPIVMFAVGTLATLGYFMLTGRPLAIVPYLIGTAMALPVGMIVLWLCCLGWIGFNAPFHLNALRLMGIYAVVAFALVATSWLPYRFIWLGVSGMIYAWLLAEMMDMDRSDGAIVALLTFVAMLVLGFVVLTYFS from the coding sequence ATGGCGAAGATCTGCGCCGTCTGTGGCGAGGACTGCTCCGACCGGCCTCGGGTGAAGGACAAGGCAGGGCGGTACTACTGCAAGCCCTGCGAGGCGAAGGCGGCGGCGAGGTCGGGGTTTGCGGCCGTGGCTGCCTCTGCGGGAACAACGGCCACGACGATGCTCGCGGCGGCCGGGGTGGACGACATCATCCCGATCGAGGACGCGCACGTCGCGGTGGAGAAGGCGTGCCCGGTGTGCATGCTGCGTATCTCCGCAGATGCGGTGGTGTGCGTCCACTGCGGGTACGACGAGCGAAAAGGGATCCAGAGTTCGACGCTCGTGGAGGGGAAGCGCGCGGGCGACGGGCGGGTGAGGCTGCCGTGCGCGAAGTGCGGGTACGACCTGACCGGGCTGCACGCGCCGCGGTGCCCGGAGTGCGGGACCATCGTGGGAACGACGCACCGCGAGCGGATCGACAGCACGGTGTCGCGGGACGTGGCGAGGCGGGAGTACACGAAGCCGATCGTGATGTTCGCGGTGGGGACGCTGGCGACGCTCGGCTACTTCATGCTGACGGGTCGGCCGCTCGCCATCGTGCCGTACCTGATCGGGACGGCGATGGCGTTGCCCGTGGGCATGATCGTGCTGTGGTTGTGCTGCCTGGGTTGGATCGGGTTCAACGCGCCGTTCCATCTGAATGCGCTGAGGCTGATGGGCATTTATGCCGTGGTGGCCTTCGCGCTTGTGGCAACGTCGTGGCTGCCCTACCGGTTCATCTGGCTCGGCGTGTCGGGGATGATCTACGCCTGGTTGCTTGCGGAGATGATGGACATGGATCGGTCGGACGGCGCGATCGTGGCGCTTTTGACATTCGTGGCGATGCTGGTGCTGGGGTTCGTCGTGCTGACATATTTCTCGTGA
- the ispF gene encoding 2-C-methyl-D-erythritol 2,4-cyclodiphosphate synthase, protein MPEARTSPSDLAFRVGLGWDLHRLEPLSPVGSGRPLVIGGVRFEHDRGPAGHSDGDVLLHALTDALLGAIGGPDIGEVFSDSDPRWAGADSTVFVAEALRRVHAAGWRVVNTDAVVILERPRLAPSKQAVRDNLAGLLGIPIERVNIKGKTHERIGPIGEGKAVEAQVVVLLARTS, encoded by the coding sequence ATGCCTGAAGCCCGAACCAGCCCGTCCGACCTCGCCTTCCGCGTCGGCCTGGGCTGGGACCTCCACCGCTTGGAGCCTCTTTCCCCCGTCGGGAGTGGTCGTCCCCTCGTCATCGGCGGCGTTCGATTCGAACATGACCGCGGACCCGCAGGCCACTCCGATGGCGACGTCCTCCTCCACGCCCTCACCGACGCCCTCCTCGGAGCGATCGGAGGCCCGGACATCGGCGAGGTCTTCTCCGACTCCGACCCCCGCTGGGCAGGCGCGGATTCCACGGTCTTTGTCGCCGAGGCCCTCCGTCGGGTCCATGCAGCCGGCTGGCGCGTCGTCAACACCGACGCCGTCGTCATCCTCGAACGACCGAGGCTCGCACCCTCCAAGCAGGCCGTCCGCGATAATCTGGCCGGCCTCTTGGGCATTCCGATCGAACGCGTCAACATTAAGGGAAAGACCCACGAGCGCATCGGCCCGATCGGCGAGGGCAAGGCCGTCGAGGCACAGGTCGTCGTGCTTCTGGCCCGTACCTCGTGA